AATCACTCTGACAAAGGGTCATGAATCACATGAGTCTAAGTGTGTGTCACTcagctgtctttgtgtttgttttgttatcagCCAAAATGTGGTTTCCTGCCGTCCTCCAAACACGTCAGCAAAGACATAAAGACCAAAGTGTGCCGCTTCTGCATGCACCAGCACTACAAGGTAACGACACCACCTCCACCGACCGCAGCGAAAGTTCACTGACTGCAGCGCCGCTGCACCGACCACAACTGCACCGACCGCAATGGAAGAGTTACGTTCACAGGTCCTTTATTGTCCGGTACATATTTAACCAATATTTAGGTATGTAGAAAATTCGAATTGGACTTCTGGAATGAAAAGTAAACCGCTCCCACTTCACCCAAATCAGGGTTACTGAAGGTCAGAAAGTCGTCCTCACTGGGGACCCACAGGGTTTGGGCGTATTCACGGCCCCACCGGGGAAACTGGTTCAGTGCTCCTTTGTGCCGGCTGTCTGCGTGTGGAGCCGTGAAGCCCCGCCCAGGGGCCGAAAACCAGAACAGTGTGTTGGTTTATTACTTCTGTGACGTTTCTTCCTCCAACACTGTTTCCTGTCTCTCGCCAGGTGGCCAATGGGAAGTGGAAGAGGCCGAGTCTGTACTGTCCTCTAGACCTGTTCTCAGGGTGAGATCACTGCAGAAGCTCCTCTTACCATCGACACCACTGCATTCACTGTGTGCAACTCAAATGGCCGGTTGTGCTGTGGTTTTGTGTACGGCAAGAATGCTGTATGTTTGTCATCAAGGCTCCTGCAACCGGCCTGCGTAGATCCAGCTGCTGATAATAACGCCACTTCTCTGGTTTCTCTCGATTTAGTAACCGACAGAGAATGGACTTTGCAATCAGACACCTGATCGAAGAACCTCAGAACAACTTCAAAATCTTCAAGGTGCGTCACAAGTCGACGCACAACTTCCGGTTCAACAAACAACGTAAAGTTAATGATGTGATGTTTATGACACGAGGAAGGTGAAGGGTATTTATGACTGAATGAATGAGCTCAAAATGCAGAAATACTAATGGAGAATCTTAATCTCTGTTTGAGAGCCAAGCGGCTGTAAACAAACACGAGctgcatatttgtgtgtaatATTCACATAAATTCTTCAGGGTGGTCAGTGCATCTACAGCAGTAAGGAGGTCAGTGACGACTCGATGGACCTGAACGCTGTGCTGCAACATCTCAGACCGTACTTCATGCATGGAAACAACCGATTCAACAGTCACATGACCAGCAAAGCCGTCCTGAATGACTTGATCCAGGTAAAGCGTCGCCAAATATCTGTGGGTGTCCTTTCAGTTTAAAGTGAAGAATTggaaaccgtgtgtgtgtgtgtgtgtgtgtgtgtgtgtgtgtgtgtgtgtgtgtgtgtgtgtgtgtgtgtgtgtgtgtgtgtgtgtgtgtgtgtgtgtgtgtgtgtgtgtgtgtgtgtgtgtgtgtgtgtgtgtgtgtgtgtgtccgtgtccaTGAAAAGCCTCATTGTGAAACCTCTGCATGCAGGTCTTGGCGAACGCCCtgctgagcggaggaggagacagggagGTGGTGACAGACACACGCGGAGGAGGGCGGAGCTTCTGTGAAGCAAGTCTGCTTAACAAGGAGAGGATCCGGCACGGTAAGAACTTTCTTACTgttgttggtggtttgagctTCACTGAGAAATAATCCGGCAGCTCAAATTACGCAGAATCACAAACCTACTTTTTCTTATGAAATTGATATTTTTGGACTTCATGTTTCCATATCTTGTCATTATTTTCAATTTGCAGGCTCTGAGGGTTTACCCAGTGACAGCGTTCTGTTCAGGATCCTTCAGACCCAGATGTTGGACACGCTGGACATCGAAGGACTTTTCCCTCTGTACCGCCGGGTGGAGCAGCACCTGCAGGACTTCCCCAAGGAGAGGTAAGGCGCTGTCAACAAGCATCAGAAGGAACCGGTGCTTATTCAGATGAATCTCATTCACCCGTCGCTTATGAAGGGGCACCGTCTGGTCTCCggcatcacttcctgtctgtgtcaggaCCCGTCTTCAGGTGGAGGGTCCGTACAACGAGGCCTtcctggagaagctgcagaaatGTCCGACCGAAGACGACGGCTCGGTGGAGTACGCCGTCGCCAAGGTGAGTCCGAAGGCCTCTCGTCGGGTTTCCCCGGGTCGGGTTTCCCCCCCGTGTGGCGGTCTGTTGGAGACTGTCTCACTGCTGCCTGTTTTCCCTTCAGGTCCACCAGTACCGCGTCGCCATGACGGCCAAGGACTGCTCCATCATGGTCGCTCTGGTGCCCagaagtgaggaagaggaggatgaagggtgAGTGTTGTTCACTGAGTAGAGTCCCGTTAGCCTGCAGGGACTTGAAGGatactttgtttttgtgtctaaaTTAGGCCTCCCAGTCTCTCTACTCAGAGGCGGCTCAGGGACTTCCACTCCCCCAGGCCGCCGGCGCTCTCCTACTCCGTCTCCATCCTGGATCTGGACCCGAAGTCCTTCGACAGCATCCCCAGCCAGCTGCGCCTGGACCAGAAGATCGTCTCCTGCTACCTGAGGACCGGCGGTGCCTTGCCAAAGGGCTCTCTGTCGCCGCACCCCGGGATCTTCACcgctgcagagagggaggactGCACGCTGCTCTTCCACCCCGTGTAAAccgccccccgccgcccccctctccAGATTAACAGGGCGAACTACTGACTCGACGGCCCCCCTCGCAGATCTAGAATCCCTTCAGACCGGAGCCGCTTATCACAGACTCAGAGCACCTTTCTTACTCGGCTGATAACAAAGCAAAAGCTCAACTAATCTCCACTAACTCATCCGACGATGAAGCAACTTCCAGATCAGTTCTGTTATGGATTCTGGACTCTTCTCGTCCTGTCAGGAGGGGAATCGGCGCTCCGGTCGTCCgtatacatatttattacaAGACCTGAGGGAAGCGTTGGTCTTCTCCTCTTTGGTGACGAAGCTGAGGCGGCGTGAAGGGAAAGGAAAGCAGGTCGATGGGTTGTTAACGTAGGTAAGATGTAATTTTCTGAATGTAGGCGGGGCCTCaggcaggaggcggagccgcGGCGTCACTGTGGTAACTGAAGCACCAGTTGCCATAGCTACAGCCACAGCTGGAGGCGGCTGAGAGGATGCCACGTTATTTAATGGAATGAGTTGCGGTTGAGTTTGGTTGTTTTTATAAACCTTCATCAGACTTTGAGAGCCAAATATCCGACACTTGAACTCCTGTTGGAAGAAAAGTTAAACCTTTTTGCCTGTCGGTGAAGGTCGATGTccgtcatttcttttttatggaGGAGTTGACAAATGTTAAAGGGGTTCACTCgaataatgaagaaaaaaaaaagcctttgctTTTCCTTCCAGTGAAATATTTGCAGTTATGGTTTAATTCCTGTAGGTCGAGATATTTTTGAAATTGTGCCGTGATTTATCGTTCTCACCGCATTAAAAAACATCACGTGTTTTAAAAATTGACATTTAGATAATTTTCATAATCAACAAACTACATTTGTCACAGATTTCTTGAAACGTGgagaaataaaacccaaacaatgTGCAAGGGGACATTTCACTGGAGGGAAgagaaataacaataataaccaCTCAGTGGCCACTTTAAGGTACACCGTAATCATTTAATGCAAATGAGTAGTAAATCGGCcctgttattcattttttacctttttttaaacttgtatCGTTCTGTTTATTGTCAGAGAGGTTATGTTACATGGAACGCTGCACAACAGCCTGATAGGGAGCACACGTCTGATTAACACCGGCGTATTCTGTATTGGTGACAGCTGTTGGCGTCTTAGGTCAGGCAGGGGACTGTTGTAAGGTTCCTCAAGTGGAGACGTTTGTGTCCAGTTGCCTtttgttatgtgtgtgtctcattattttaacttgtttcaCATTGTTCTGGTGGAAGAGAAGCAGCATTTAAGTTGTCTAACACTCCCGTGTTCACTAACCGGGTGGATCGCGTGTTCTAAAAGTACGCTGACATCACACTTGGaatatttgcatgtgtttttgtgtgtgtgccataAGTGGTGTTTGTCCATGTGCCTAAATGTCCTGATAGGACTGGAGGCTGGTGGTGTGCGACTGTGTTTATGTGTCAAGAAAACTGGCGTTGTTACCGTCTGCCTCTCAGGACCTCGAACCGAAGGCGTCTGATGTTTGCAAAACGACGCGTTCAGGCGGGCGCCCCGAGGCGTTTAAGTTCTTTGACCACCAGCAGATGAGTGTTGACTTTGACACGAGCGTCCAGATGTTGGTCGGGGTCATCTCGGGTCTTTTGTCAGACCTGCGATTTCCTCCTATCGGTGATGTCATCGGATAAACTGGTAACACTTGATTTCAGTTCCCGTTGTCTGCTCTCCAACCTCCGTCAGCCAATCAAATGCCTGGAAACAAATCCCACTACGACACAGGAAGTCCTTCGTGTGCTCGATGCGGCCAGAAGTTCCTCTAACCccggacagttttttttttttcttttcttacgcCTTCGTTGTCCGGGCGATGGAGGAGTTGAAGAAAGGCCGGAGGGCGGCGAGCTGAACCGGGCAGCATGGCGGGAAGCAGAGGCTCATGGGATACCGCTGAGTCACCGTGgcttattttcataatcttaGAAGTGGCCTCAGTTTGTCTAATACTCGTTTACGTTCTCAGGGCGGCTGCTTAACGATAAACCTTTTAACCGTAGAACCATTATTGTAGCGTTTGGGTATCTTGAACAAACCGCTTTGGTTTCCATTTCTATTTGCTTTTTCTAGCTAATTTCAAAACTAATTGGCCAAATTGAAGCTTTCAGAATAATTTAAAGTTTTTAAACTGTCAGTAAGATACGACCTCTTTCACTTTCTCTCTGAACgttgtaattaaacaaagtcCCATCTGTGTCTGATGAAGAGATGGGTAACTATCAACGGTCCGTtaacaacaaagacaaaacattcaAGCTCCACTTTCTCGCTTGTTTTACACCCATCAGCAGGTGTTTAGAGTCAACGTGGAGCAGAAGTCCTACAGGAGGAAATTCAGGACCAATGTTATTCAGGTGTCATGAGATCTTAAACTGACAAACTGAGGCTCAAACGCGATTTCCTTTACGACTATGTTACAGTAATCAGGGGAAACGGTCCTGAGGCAGGTGAGCTGCGTTCTGATTGGTCTGTTGCCTGCTGCCCTGCAGAAACATCACAGCACTGTGAGACGAatacctgtatgtgtgtgtaaatatctgAGGAGAAAActatttgaaaaacacaacagtgaaACTGCTGTCCTGCAtttgtatttaaattatttatttttgtagatTTTGAACAGTGAGCTCGGCTCTTACAATCGTCACAGTCGAGCTCTTTCTATTGAATAAAGATTTCTAAGAGACTAAACCGGAGCCGCGCGTCTTTACTTCAGTCAGTAAAACAAAGGaagaatattgtttttttttacacaaagatGTGAGTTGTGTGTCCTATGAAAGGCTGACCGCCATGATGACGGCCTCCAGCGCCGCTTCAGCTCCCAGAATCCTCAGCAGGCTCTGAAAGGCCTCGGCGGCGCCGCCTACCGCCTGCGAGGGGAAcagctgcagcgctgcagaaaaagaaaaaaaacaccacctcaCTCAGATCGGGGGCGGAGTAACACGCAGTCTGGTCTGTGATGTCACTAAAACTCCTGGACAACGATGGTTTTGTAATGTTCACATGACTTGAAGTCATCCGGGTACTAAGAAGACTGATGGCTTTTTGGTGGCGCGGAGTGTATTAGTCCAGCTTCCTGTCTGCAGGTGAGCGTTCAGATAAACTGTCTCACCTCTCTCGGGGATCTTTGTCAGCAGCTCGACCTTCGGCGAGACTCCGCCCTCTCTGGACACGTGCACTGACCAATGGACGAGCAGCACGCACCTGTACGCAAAAACAAATTCAGCGAAAGGGGACGGCTCCGCATCGCCTGCTAACTCCACTAGAGGACTTACCCAGGAAGCTCAGGGTGGCTCAGGtgcatgacctctgacctgcagccCGCAGGAAGTGAGACGACTGCTGGATACTTCTcctggagagagagcgagagagaaaataCCCGTTACAATCATATGCAAATTATTCACACTGAATATCTTTagtgaaataaagagaaaaggtTAAACAAAGCACTGAGTGACACTACTGGTGATTTCAgcaaattacattaaaaataaaaggggaaaaaaagctggcGACACATCAGCAGTAAAGATGCATTACTGCCTCTGACCTGCGGGTGGCGCCACAACACACGTCTACTCTCACAAAatacacacgcgtgcacacggAGCCGCAACACCAAACAGGAGCAAATACTTTGAGTGTGACATCATGTCGTCGTTTCATCGACTTCAGACACGGAACATTGTGAAAGAAGAAACCGGCTTCAGTTGCAGTGGAACATTTACAACGTGCACTGTTCGCTGCGTTGGGTCACTGAAGCCGTTGGGGGGCGTGTCCAACAGGTGAGGGGTGTGTCCAGGTGACTCAACCACGAGGCATTTGCAGCCGCGTGTTTGTTCCTCGTGCTGTTGTTGCTTTCGTGTGAATTTCATCTGCAGTTTAGACCTTTAATTGGTTCCAGTCGTCTTTAATCCGACCGTTTGCTCGGCTCAGAATTGCACGTTTCTGTCTGTCAAACATTACGTCCTTGTGTCTTACGCCCGGAAAGGAACCGTTTACATCTTCGGATCTGCTTCCTCTTTGTCAGAAATATTTGGAAACTGAATATTTGGTGTTTTGGATTATggctggaaaagaaaacaggactTTTAAAGACTTCCCTTTAACTTTTAATGAAAATAGGAATCTATGAACCGAAAATATTCCGTACGTCTTACATTAACATTAAAGGACATTTCAAGGACTTTCCAGGTTATTAAGAATATAATATCAAAAGCCCATCCAGTGTTTCCTCACTAAATGGATTCATGACTTCATATTTTGGGTTATTCAGGCGGTTTTAGTGCTTTTAGGAGTTTTTTCCCATGAACTCTTTATTATCGCCATAGAAGTGGCATGTTTATTGccatgtgacctctgacctctgagtgACTTCACCTCGTTCGGAAACCAGCCTCCATGTTCCACATTTAACTGCCTCTACTTTCTCTCATATTCTGCCGTTTGTTGGCGGCGTCCTCAGAC
The Gasterosteus aculeatus chromosome 17, fGasAcu3.hap1.1, whole genome shotgun sequence DNA segment above includes these coding regions:
- the ippk gene encoding inositol-pentakisphosphate 2-kinase isoform X1, giving the protein MELDKMDENDWKYHGEGNKSLVVSHVQLSRVLRLLKYPAEDSENPPQTVEQAFRQIQNIVDFSSNVMSCLLGEKFIHSGEVVKLPLEFVRQLSIKVQHQRPAWRCDKVMDIYSGCALCLPNLTSPVLHLSTHTAPLCIEIKPKCGFLPSSKHVSKDIKTKVCRFCMHQHYKVANGKWKRPSLYCPLDLFSGNRQRMDFAIRHLIEEPQNNFKIFKGGQCIYSSKEVSDDSMDLNAVLQHLRPYFMHGNNRFNSHMTSKAVLNDLIQVLANALLSGGGDREVVTDTRGGGRSFCEASLLNKERIRHGSEGLPSDSVLFRILQTQMLDTLDIEGLFPLYRRVEQHLQDFPKERGTVWSPASLPVCVRTRLQVEGPYNEAFLEKLQKCPTEDDGSVEYAVAKVHQYRVAMTAKDCSIMVALVPRSEEEEDEGPPSLSTQRRLRDFHSPRPPALSYSVSILDLDPKSFDSIPSQLRLDQKIVSCYLRTGGALPKGSLSPHPGIFTAAEREDCTLLFHPV
- the ippk gene encoding inositol-pentakisphosphate 2-kinase isoform X2: MELDKMDENDWKYHGEGNKSLVVSHVQLSRVLRLLKYPAEDSENPPQTVEQAFRQIQNIVDFSSNVMSCLLGEKFIHSGEVVKLPLEFVRQLSIKVQHQRPAWRCDKVMDIYSGCALCLPNLTSPVLHLSTHTAPLCIEIKPKCGFLPSSKHVSKDIKTKVCRFCMHQHYKVANGKWKRPSLYCPLDLFSGNRQRMDFAIRHLIEEPQNNFKIFKGGQCIYSSKEVSDDSMDLNAVLQHLRPYFMHGNNRFNSHMTSKAVLNDLIQVLANALLSGGGDREVVTDTRGGGRSFCEASLLNKERIRHGSEGLPSDSVLFRILQTQMLDTLDIEGLFPLYRRVEQHLQDFPKERTRLQVEGPYNEAFLEKLQKCPTEDDGSVEYAVAKVHQYRVAMTAKDCSIMVALVPRSEEEEDEGPPSLSTQRRLRDFHSPRPPALSYSVSILDLDPKSFDSIPSQLRLDQKIVSCYLRTGGALPKGSLSPHPGIFTAAEREDCTLLFHPV